The Nonlabens sp. Hel1_33_55 genome contains the following window.
GGTATGTCCATAACTCCCATAACCATACTGCAGTAGCGGATTCCCATCTGCCTTGCGCTGGTCCTTTCTATAAACCAGGCTGATAGGGATTTTCACACCATCTTTTGCAGTGGCCCAAACTCTTTCTGAAGTATAATTATCTGGATCAAAATGGGGATCCTCAATCTCTTGAGTCTTCAATATTTTTTCCTCTCGAGTGCGCATATTGAATTCAATCACAGATGGCGGTAAGGTCAATGAATTGTAGCCATAGCGCAGCATTTCTGTATCAAACTGAAAGTTGGCGCTCGTATAAGCGGTGTAGGTTTCACTGGTAAATGGCAGGAAATAATCCACGGTATCATCCCAGGATCTGATCCTGATACGGTTCAAACCATTGAATCGATCTGTAACCACCATAAACTCCTTGAAGATATCAAGATCTTCCAACAAAGCATCTGGATTATGCGGAATCAAATCCACCCAATTTTCCATTTGTGGAGTTCCAATAGGAGTTTTCATGACCTTAAAATTAAAGGCGTTATCCTTATTGGTCATAATATAAAAATGATCACCATAATGTGAGGCGCTATATTCCATTTCTGGTTGGCGCTCCTGAATCAACTTGAAAGAACTATCAGGTTTGCTGGCATCAATAAAACGAATTTCATCACTTAACGTGGATGATGATTTGATCATGATGTATCGCGCACTCATCGTTTTGTAAACAAAACAATTAAATGTGTCTTCCTTCTCTTCAAAAATGACAGATGCTTCTTTAGCATCCTGATCAAGACTGTACTTAAATATTTTATTTGCCCGCAACGTCTGCGGATCTTGTCTTACAAAAAACAAGGTGTGGTTATCATTTGCCCAAACGGAACTTCCCGTAGTTCCCAGAATAGATTGCGCATGAATCTCACCGGTCTCTAAATTCTTCACAAACAAAGAATATTCCCTACGACCTACCGCATCTACACCATAAGCGATGAGATTGTTATTAGGAGAAACGTTAAGTCCTGAAAGTTTATAGAACTCGTGACCATCTGCCATCTCGTTCACATTGAATAACAACTCCACTTTCTCGCTACCATCTTTACGCCGAAAGTAATATGGATAGGATTCACCCTTTTCCATTTTAGTGAAATACCAATACCCATTATATAGATAAGGAACAGACTCATCGTCTTCCTTAAGTCTGCCCTTGATTTCCTCAAACAACTCATCTTTCAAATTGGCTGTGTGAGCGGTCATTTGCTCGTAATAATCATTTTCCTGATTGAGGTAGTCGATCACTTCTGGCGCGTCGCGTTCCTTCATCCAGTGGTAGTTATCCAATCGCTGATGTCCGTGGATCTCATGTACATGAGGAATTTTTTTTGCACTAGGTGGTTTGATATTCATAGGGAAATAGAGTCGTGTAAAATTGGCCTGCAAGATAATCAAAGGTTAACTCATGCTAGAGAAAGCCCAGAGTTGTTATTTTTGCACTTCAAAATTTAAAAAAGACAAAATTATGTTTGGAGATATGATGGGAATGATGGGTAAGCTCAAGGAAACCCAACAAAAAGTAGAAGAAACCAAAAAAAGAATGTCAACGGTATTGATCGATGAAAAGTCAAGCGATGGTCTTATCAATGTAACCGTTACCGCAGACCGTCAGATTAAGAAAATTGATATCGCAGACGAATTGCTGGAAGACAAAGAGCAATTAGAGGATTACCTAATTCTTACACTCAACAAGGCTTTAGATAGAGCTTCTGACATTTTTGATAAAGAAGTAGCGGCTGTAGCATCAGAAGGAATGCCTAATATTCCTGGGATGGATATGTTTAAGTAATTTGGTAGAATTTAAATAATTGATAATTATAATTTGCAACTCAAATCAATTATTGAAAATTTTCTAGATCAAGTTCAATTTGAATACTTCGTCATCAAATCCATAAACTGCGCATGCTGTACATCTGTGTAATCCAGATGAGTAACTAATCGCAACTTTCCTTGTCCCATATTGCTAATGATAATATCATTTTTAGCGCAATACTGAGTGACTGAAATCTCATCGACTACTTCGAAAATTACGATATTGGTTTCTACGGGTTCAACTTTTTTGACCCAAGATTGAGAAGCTAGGAAAGTTTCTAATTCCGTTGCTTTGCGATGGTCTTGATGGAGTCGCTCCATATTGTGATCCAGCGCATATAATGCTGCTGCGGCCATAAATCCTGTTTGGCGCATACCGCCGCCTAGAACTTTACGTACTCGCATCGCTTTTTCCATCAGCGGATTTTTCCCGGTCAATACGGTGCCCAACGGTGTTCCCATTCCTTTTGAAAAACAGACTGATACGGTATCGAAAACCTCACCATATTCCTTAGGATCCTGATTCGTTTTTACAATCGCGTTCCATAAACGTGCACCGTCCAGATGCAATCCTAAACCATGCTTGGTGCACACTTCCTTAATTTCTTTAACTACGTTCCAATCATAACAAGCGCCACCACCTTTGTTGGTCGTATTCTCTAAACAGACTAAAGTTGTCAATGGACTGTGATAAAAATCTGGCGGATTGATAGCATCCTCAACCTGTTGCGCCGTGACCATACCTCGAGAACCGTCCAGCAACTTACAGGAAACACCACTATTGAATGACACGCCGCCACCTTCATAATTAAAGACGTGTGCATATTTATCTGCAATAAGCTGCTCGCTAGGTTGCGTGTGCATTTTGATGGCTGCCTGATTTGCCATACTTCCCGTAGGAAAAAATAACGCATCATCCATCCCAAATATTTCTGCAACACGGCGCTCCAGTTCATTTACCGTTGGATCTTCCTTGTATACATCGTCGCCAACTTCGGCATGAAACATGGCATCCAACATTCCTTTACTAGGTTTTGTGACGGTATCACTACGCAAATCAATCATAAGTTCCATTCATTGTTCCCAAACGCGAGATGCGCAGGAAGGTTTTTGATAATTCCGCTTTCGCGAAAGCGAGATAAATTTAATCCCATTTGCACACTTAACCATCGGGAATCATCAATAAAAAAGGGAATTAAGCTGTATTTTTACCTTCCAAATTATTCAAGGTACATGATTACAGCAGACCAGATCGCGGAATTGAAGGAACGAACGGCAGCGTTGAAGGATTATCTGCAAATTGAGGCCAAGCAAATTGAGATTACCAATCTCGAGGAGAAAACGTTCTCACCCGATTTCTGGAATAATTCCAAAGAAGCAGAGGCAATTATGAAGCAACTGCGTAATAAAAAGGCCTGGACGACAGACTATGCCACCGCCGTCACACTGGGCGAAGATCTAGAAGTTCTCTATGAATTCTACAAGGAAGATGAGGCCACAGAGGAAGATGTTACCTCAAAATATAATGCAGCTTTTGAGCTCGTAGAAAAGCTAGAGTTCAAAAACATGTTGTCAAATGAAGGCGATGAGTTTAGTGCCGTACTTCAAATCACTGCTGGCGCTGGTGGAACAGAATCCTGCGACTGGGCAGAAATGCTCATGCGCATGTACATCATGTGGGCAGAGAAAAGTGGCTACAAAGTGAAGGAGCTTAACTTTCAATCTGGTGACGTCGCTGGTATTAAAACGGTGACTCTGGAGATTGAAGGAGATTATAGTTTTGGGTGGTTGAAAGGTGAAAATGGTGTCCATCGATTGGTACGTATTTCTCCGTTCGACTCTAATGCAAAACGTCATACCTCTTTTGCCTCGGTTTATGTATATCCGCTAGCAGATGATAGTATAGAAATCGATATCAATCCAGCAGATATCTCTTGGGATTTTGCGAGATCCAGTGGCGCCGGTGGACAGAACGTCAACAAGGTGGAAACCAAAGCAATTTTGACACACCATCCATCAGGAATTATTATTCATAATTCTGAAACAAGATCGCAGTTAGAAAACAGAGAGAAAGCCATGCAAATGCTTAAATCTCAGCTTTATGAAATTGAATTACAAAAGCAAAACGCTGCTCGTGATGAGATTGAAGCCGGCAAGATGAAAATTGAATGGGGTTCTCAAATACGTAATTATGTATTACATCCTTATAAACTTATTAAAGATGTTAGAACTGCACATGAAACAGGAAATGTTGACGCAGTTTTAAATGGAGACCTAGATGCGTTTCTAAAAGCATTTTTGATGGAATCTGGTCGGGAAAAACCTACAAATCAATTGTAGGTACAAATTGTTAACAGTTAGTTGTGAATAATCGTGGCTGCTTTAACGCAAGCTTAGCAAACCACGGTTAATCCTGCAGGTAGTTTTGTGGTCATAGCATTAAGCTAAATCATTTATGAAACCAACTTTTACCTGCCTCGTATTTCTATTTTCTTTTTTATCATTTGCTCAACAACCCGTGGTTGTTTCTGGAAAGCTCATTGAGAAAACCACAAAGAGTCCACTGGAATTTGCCACAGTGTCAATTATAAGTTCAGATCCAAACGTATCGCCACAAGGTGGAATTACTGATCTTGATGGAAATTATCAATTTACCGTCACTCCTGGAACTTATAATGTCAAATGGGAATTTATCTCTTTTCAACCTATTGTAAGAGAGAATGTGGTGATTACAGAAAATAAAGATTTTGGAACAATAGAATTGGCACAAGATGTAGCTCAATTAGATGCTCTTGTAGTTGTTGCAGAGAAAACAACTGTAGACCTAAGACTCGATAAAAAAATATATAATATAGGACAAGATTTAACCGTGCGCGGTGGATCTGTAAGCGATGTTTTGGATAATGTACCTTCAGTATCCGTTGATGTGGAAGGAAATGTTTCTTTACGTGGGAATGATAATGTTCGTATCCTGATTGATGGACGTCCCAGCGCACTTGTAGGATTTAATGGTGCAGAAGCGCTGCGTCAAATTCCTGCAGAAGCTATTGAACGCGTTGAGGTGATTACTTCACCAAGTGCCAGATATGATGCAGAAGGTACAGCCGGTATTCTCAATATCATTCTTAGAAAAAACCAGATTCAGGGATTTAATGGATCTTTCAATGTAAGCGCAGGTTATCCAGAGCGCTATGGAGCATCCATCAACTTAAATTATAGAACCAATAAATGGAACTTGTTTACAAACACAGGTTACAATTATAGAACTTCTCCTGGATATGCCAGAACAGATATAGATTACAAATTTGGACCTAATGAAGTACTTCCAGACACTACATTATTGGCAGTACAGGAGCGTCGGGATTTTGATCGTTTAGGAAGAAATTATTTTACCAGCATAGGCGCAGAATACTTTATCGATGACAATAGCAGCATCGTTGGTAACATTGTTTATCGTCTAGGAAATGATGACGATGAAACTACAAACAATAACACAAGAACTTTTGCTGGTGAAGAATTCGACGAGATCAATTTAAGAAGAGAGTTGGAATCTGAAGATGAAGATGATTTGCAGTTCTCGCTTGACTATCAAAATGAACTTGACGACAATGGTCAAAAGTTAACAGCAACCGCCCAATACTCGATTTCAATAGAAGATAAAGAATCTAACATCGATCAAACGGAACTTATCTCGAACTCTCTGAATGACCTTGAAAGACTTCTAGAGACTGAAGATGAAACCGAAGCATTGCTTCAGGTGGATTGGGTAAAACCTGTTGGAGAAACTATTCAATATGAAGCCGGTTATCGCGGTAATTATAGAGATATATCTAACAGCTATTTTTTTGAAGAAATAGAAAATTTTGACAATGGCAGCGGATTGATTCCAGATCCTGAACTCAATAATACTTTTAATTATGAGGAATTTGTCAACGCCGCTTATGGACAATATGGGCAAGAATTTGGCGCTTTTTCATTATTGGCTGGTCTCAGGTTTGAGCAAACCAACATCAATATCAATCAGGAAACTACAGATGTAACTAGTGAGAAAAGTTACAGTAGTTTATTCCCAACTCTAAATCTAGGATACGAATTACAGGAAGATGAGAATATCACCTTAGGATACAACAGAAGGGTTAGAAGACCTAGAGGTCGCAGATTAAATCCATTCCCAAGTAGATCCAGTCAAAACTCGTTTTATAGAGGAAACGTTGATTTGAATCCGCAGTTTTCTAATCAACTGGATTTAGGCTACTTGAGAAGATGGTCAAAGTTAACCTTGAGTACTTCTATATATTACAATAGAAGTACGGACAATGTGGAAACGATTGAAACTTCTGGAACTGCTCCAGGTGATAATACTACTGCTGTTTTTAGATTTCCAGTCAACCTTTCTACAGAACAACGATTGGGATATGAATTGACACTTACCTACAGACCATTCAAATGGTGGACCATCAACTCTGACGCAAACGTCTTTAGAGTAGAGACCGATGGAGATTATGTTGATCCAACAGGCGAATTTGAAGATCAAAATTTTGACTTTGTCAATACCACCTACTTTTTAAGATTGAATCAGAAATTTGAGTTACCCGCTAAAATTGACTTTCAAGCACGTGTTAATTATAGAGGTGCGTCAGAAAATGCCCAAGGAACTCAAAATGCCATCACAACTATCAATCTAGCAGCTAGCAAGGATATACTTGATGAGCAAGGTTCGCTGACTTTGAACGTAAGTGATTTACTGAATTCAAGAAGACGTGAGTCAACTACAAACACCGCATCTTTTATATCAGACAGTGAATTTCAATACAGACAACGTCAGATTACGTTAGCGTTCACCTACCGATTCAATCAACAGAAACGTGAACAGAATCGTGAAGAAGATCCTGCACCAGACGAGGAATTTGAAGGATAATTCTTTCAGTACCATTAACATTTAATAGGGTTTTCATTAAGTACTAAAAGAACATTTTTGTTTAAAATATAAACTAATGAAAAAAATACTTTTTACGCTAGCCCTAATCGTAGGAACAACTTTTGCCGTACAGGCGCAAACTATCTCAAAAAACGCTATTGGTCTTCGCTTCGGTGATGGTGATGGCTTTGGGGCAGAAATTTCTTATCAACGCGCTCTAGGCGATAACAACAGGTTAGAAGCAGATCTAGGTATCGAAAATGGTAATCGTTTTGACGGTTTTAAACTCACCGGTGTCTATCAATGGGTCTGGAATATTGATGGAGATTTCAACTGGTATGCCGGTGTAGGTGGTGGATTGGGTAGCATCAGCTTTGATGATGACTTCAGACCTAATGATGATGATAGTGAGACTTTTCTTCTAGCTGCAGGTCAAATAGGAATCGAGTATAATTTTGATATACCGCTTATTATTTCCTTGGATATTAGACCTGAATTGTATTTTGGAGATTTTAGAGACGATTTAGAATCAGATATTGCCTTAGGTGTACGTTACCAATTCTAGAAAAATTCAATTAAAAATTCAAAAGCGACCTAAATGGGTCGCTTTTTTTATGCGCTGGTTTTGAGAACAGATTGGTACAATTCCTCATATTGTGGTATGATTAGCTGTATGTCGAATTGTTTCGCTTTCGCGAAAGCGGACTCTTTAAAACCCTTCAACACCTTATCATCTTTCAAGATATGAATGGCATCCTGCGCCATTTTCTCTACATTACCAACATCGCTGGTAAATCCAGTAACGCCATTTTCATTGACTTCTGGCAGCCCGCCAGTGTTTGAACTGATCACAGGCGTACGGTTTGCCATTGCTTCTAGAGCGGCAAGGCCAAAGCTCTCCTTCTCTGACGGTAATAGAAAAAGATCTGAAAAACACAAAATCCTATCAATCTCGTTACTATTACCCAACCATTTGATTTTGTGCTGTAATTTTCGTGATCTGGCATATTTTTCAGCTTCGGCTCTTTCTGAGCCATCGCCTACCATAATAAGTACGCTAGGAACTTCTTCAGATAGCAATTCAAAAATTTTGATCACATCTGTAATTCTTTTCACGGGACGCATGTTACTTATGTGAGTGACGATACGCTCGTTAGGGAATGCCATTATGGACCTGTCACAATCAGTGAATTCTGTTTTATAAAGCGACATATCGATGAAGTTGGGAACGACATTGATTTCGTTTCTTATGTCAAACAATTCCAACGTGTCCTGCTTCAAACTCTCGCTCACTGAAGTCACAACATCGCTGTTATTGATGCTAAAAGTAACCGATGGTTTATAAACTGGATGGCTACCTACCAAAGTGATATCAGTACCATGCAACGTGGTCACCATAGGCAGCGAGATACCTTGATCCTTCAACATCTGTTGCGTCATGTAGCCCGCATAGGCATGCGGTATCGCATAATGCACGTGTAAAATATCTATTCCATATTGTTGTACCACATTCACCAGCTTACTGCTTAAAGCAAGATCATAAGGCTGATAATGAAACAGCGGATATTCCTCAACATCCACTTCATGGAAGTAGATTTTTTGCGAAAGAAGCTCAAGTCTTACCGGCATTTTGTAGGTCACAAAATGAACTTCATGACCACGATGGGCAAGCGCTGTTCCCAACATGGTGGCTACTACTCCACTACCGCCAAAAGTTGGATAACAGACTATTGCAATTTTCATAACTTCTTTTTTTACTGAATAATGGAATCGTAGATGATTTGCTGGATATTGGTCCTGATATTTTCCTTGATGATGAATCTGTTGCCAGCATCTGGATATACTCTATTTGATAGAAATACATAAACCAATTCTGCTTCAGGATCTGCCCAAACAAATGTTCCAGTGAATCCGCTATGACCAAAACTGCTATCGCTGGTACAATTACAAGTGTTTCCCACTTTATCAAGAGATGGTTTGTCAAAACCTACACCGCGACGCACCTCGTCATCTGCAAAATATCTTTTGTTGAATTTATCGAAAGTGTCTTCATTAAAATATGTTTTCCCACCATAGCTTCCTTTTTGCATGTACATCTGCATCATCTTAGCGACATCGTTTGCATTCGAGAAAAGACCTGCGTGACCACCTATGCCTCCTTGCATGGCAGCGCCTTGATCATGAACATATCCCTGAATCTGCTGCCTGCGGAATAACGTGTCATTCTCAGTAGGCACAACCTGATTTTTAGGTAAATGCTTTAAGGGTAAGTAATGCGTGTGATCCATTCCCATGGATTGATAGAAATGATTCTGTGTAAGTTCGTTCAGATCTTTACTGTAGTAATTCTCTAAATAGTCCTTGATCATATAATACGGCAGATCGCTGTATTTATAAATACGCTTCTCTAATAAATCACTTGTTGCGATTCTATCTAGAATAGTGTCGTTGATAATAGATCTTGCATAAAAATGATCTGCTACTTCAACAGGGTAAAGCCTGCTCTTACTTTTCGAATAAAATTCTTCCAGTGGTGTGGAATCCAATGTATCTAACGTATAAACATAAAACGGAATCCATGGTTTCAGGCGACCGTAATGCGATAGCATTTCCTTTAATGTAATACCTGATTTGTTGGTATTTGAAAATCGAGCATCCCATTGGCCAATCGGCGCATTCAAATCTAGAACGTTGCGCTCTTCTAATTCCATGACAAGCGGTAGAGTAGCTAAAATTTTGGTGACAGATGCCAAGTCATACACATCTGTAGAAGCTACGGGATCATCTTTCCCGTAAGTCTGACCTCCATAGGTTTTATCAAATATGACTTTACCTTTTCTGGCAACCAATATTTGCATTCCTGGAGCACCTTTATTCTCAATAGTAAACTGGGCAACACTATCGATCTTGTTTAAAATAGAGGACCGCATGCCAACACTGGATGGAGTTGCACCATAGGACAATCTTTTAATGCCTTTAAGTTCAAGACCATCACCAACCTTAAAATCACCAGAACTAACTGGTAATCTACCCTGCATGCCTCTACCTCCAAAAATCATTTGCGCGCTCAATTCCTGGCTCCAGTCACTATTTTGGTAAGACATGATCAACGCTTCCATAGACGGAATTGCCTTGACCTGATCCAGCATATACGGCCTTACAAATAAATCAACTATCACATCGTGTGACTTGCTGATTTCCTTAAGCCAGGAAATTTCCTTACTAGTGAGCTTGTAAGATGTCCACGGATTGGTATTGCTGCGATGAGCGCCAACTATTACCGTATTGTAATCAGATAAATTACGCATCAGTGTTTTGATATCATTACCTCTAACTTCATCTACGGTAGCGTACTTGTTAAGCTGATTCAAAAAGGCATCACCACTATCATCACCTAAATGTACGTAGGCGATTTTTTTGGTTTCAAGATTTTTGATAGGTAGTAGTTCCTTATCATTTCTCAAAAGTGTAATAGCTTGCTCCATGGCGGCCTCATAAACGACATCATCCATTTCAGTATTCAGATCGCTTACCAGGTCTGCTGTTTCAATAGGTTTATAATTGTTTAAACCTACCTGGTATTTTGCCATGAGGATCTTGCGCACGCTATGCTCCAAACGTTCTTGAGTGACTTCTCCTTTTTTAATTGCATCGGCGATTTTGTTGATGGCTGTAGGTATGTCTTCAGAAATAAGTAACACATCATTACCAGCTTTAAAAGCTGCTAGGTCAATATCTCCAGGCTTGCTAAAGTTGCTGGCGCCTTTCATATTAAGTGCGTCTGTGAAAATGAGCCCTTGAAAGTTGAGTTGCTTTTTAAGTAGATCAGTAACAACTTTTTTGCTGATGCTTGTTGGATAACCATCACGTGGTTCCAAGCTAGGAATATTGAGATGTGCCACCATCACGCTCGCTAGTCCGTGATCGATAAGTCTTCTATATGGATAAAGCTCCACACTATCTATGCGCGCCGCAGTGAAACCTACTGTAGGCAAGGTTTTGTGGCTATCCTGATCAGTATCTCCATGTCCGGGAAAGTGTTTTGCACAGGCCCGTGTTCCCGTACTCTGCATTCCTTTCATGAACGCATAGGATTTTTGGGTAACATTTTCCATGTCCTCGCCAAAACTTCTGTTTCCAATTATAGGGTTATCAGGATTGGTATTAATATCTACATCTGGTGCAAAATTGATGTGAACACCTAGTCGTTTACAGTGCTCACCAATCTGTCTCCCAACTTCATAGCTACTCGTTGACGTCCTGTTGGCGCCCAGCGTCATATTCCATGGGAAGGCATAAACGCTGTCTAACCTCATGGCAAGACCCCATTCTGCATCCATCGCTATCATCATAGGCGTTTTTGATGACGCCTGTAATTCATTAGTCAAATGTGCTTGTTGCATTGGTCCACCTTTAGAAAAGATGACTCCACCTATGTGATGTTTCTTGACTAGATTACGCACCTTATTGACATGCGCTTTTTCTTTATTTGAGAAAAGGTCCACCATAAAAAGCTGACCTATTTTCTCCTTTTGGTTCAGGGATTTATAGACGCTGTCCACCCAAGTTTTTTGGGCTTCCTTATCAATAGTCTCTAATGGATTTGTGGATTGTTGGGAGTACGCTTTCGCGAAAGCGAACACACATAACAACCCTATTATATTCTTCATCATAATCTTCAAAAACGGCTTGTCTGCAAGGGAAATCAAGAATCGTTCCCGTATGGAAATATAGCAATATTGCAGGGCAACCGCTAGAAGATAATCCTAAAAATAAAGATGGTTATAAACGAAATTATGAACGGTTTAAAAGAATCTGGAGTGCCAACTCTCAGAAGCCGGAACTTCCCAAAACTCTTTGTACTCACCTACATTTTGAACTAGATTATTGAAAACAATAGTATTTGGAGAAACTGATTTGGCTTTAGCCATTTTTCTGAAGTCTGCTAGATCTTTGTAGGCAACATAAGGTCCATTTTTGAAAGAAACATTCATCTTATCCATAAGATCGATATCAAACTCTTTCTCGACGGCCTGAATAAAATGTACGGAAGCATCAATAGAACAGCCAGTTGCTCCAGCTTCTGATTGATCTAATCCCAAAACTATAAACCGATTGTAAGGCAAGTCATAACCTGCTTTCAAATCATTGCCATGTGCCGTCCACTGTTGCAAAAAAGCATCGAGTTTTGGCTTAAGTATTTCAAGCTCTTCTTCCTTGAAAGGACGATTTGCTTGATAGATCCATACTCTGGATTCGTCAGGAAGTTCTTGGAAATCTACTAGCATAACACTTACTATTTAATTTTGGTGACTTTTCTACGAAAAACTAATGCCATACAGGCGCCAAAGAAAAGGCTTGACATTAAAATTCTTGGAATACCAACAGTTCCTTCATCATGATATTCCCATGGACCCATTAATAAACCATATAGCAAACCACAAGTAAGACCTATAACTAAAAGACTTCTCAATGAGCGTTTTTCAACTACAGTTTTCATCACTTACTCTTATTAGTAAACGTCAAAAAGAAATATGAAGTTAAGAACAGACCTATGAAAAAAAGTAAAGCATGGAGAAAATATGAAGCAACATCATAGGGTTCTCCTTCTGTAACGTACATTATATATTTGAATAATGCCGTGCTTAAAAGCGCGGTTAATCCAGACCAAATTAAACGGATTTTTAAGGATGCTCTAGTTTCTTTAGTTGCGAAAATACCCATCAATCGTATTTTTATAAATCCTCAGCATTTGCTATCATCTCTGCCACGTCAAGTACTTCGACCTTATCTTCCTGATTGGTAGCTTTGATACCATCGCTCATCATGGTATTACAGAATGGACAAGCAGCAACGATAACTTCAGCGCCTGTTTCCAGT
Protein-coding sequences here:
- a CDS encoding glycoside hydrolase family 3 N-terminal domain-containing protein codes for the protein MMKNIIGLLCVFAFAKAYSQQSTNPLETIDKEAQKTWVDSVYKSLNQKEKIGQLFMVDLFSNKEKAHVNKVRNLVKKHHIGGVIFSKGGPMQQAHLTNELQASSKTPMMIAMDAEWGLAMRLDSVYAFPWNMTLGANRTSTSSYEVGRQIGEHCKRLGVHINFAPDVDINTNPDNPIIGNRSFGEDMENVTQKSYAFMKGMQSTGTRACAKHFPGHGDTDQDSHKTLPTVGFTAARIDSVELYPYRRLIDHGLASVMVAHLNIPSLEPRDGYPTSISKKVVTDLLKKQLNFQGLIFTDALNMKGASNFSKPGDIDLAAFKAGNDVLLISEDIPTAINKIADAIKKGEVTQERLEHSVRKILMAKYQVGLNNYKPIETADLVSDLNTEMDDVVYEAAMEQAITLLRNDKELLPIKNLETKKIAYVHLGDDSGDAFLNQLNKYATVDEVRGNDIKTLMRNLSDYNTVIVGAHRSNTNPWTSYKLTSKEISWLKEISKSHDVIVDLFVRPYMLDQVKAIPSMEALIMSYQNSDWSQELSAQMIFGGRGMQGRLPVSSGDFKVGDGLELKGIKRLSYGATPSSVGMRSSILNKIDSVAQFTIENKGAPGMQILVARKGKVIFDKTYGGQTYGKDDPVASTDVYDLASVTKILATLPLVMELEERNVLDLNAPIGQWDARFSNTNKSGITLKEMLSHYGRLKPWIPFYVYTLDTLDSTPLEEFYSKSKSRLYPVEVADHFYARSIINDTILDRIATSDLLEKRIYKYSDLPYYMIKDYLENYYSKDLNELTQNHFYQSMGMDHTHYLPLKHLPKNQVVPTENDTLFRRQQIQGYVHDQGAAMQGGIGGHAGLFSNANDVAKMMQMYMQKGSYGGKTYFNEDTFDKFNKRYFADDEVRRGVGFDKPSLDKVGNTCNCTSDSSFGHSGFTGTFVWADPEAELVYVFLSNRVYPDAGNRFIIKENIRTNIQQIIYDSIIQ
- a CDS encoding ABC transporter ATPase — its product is MLVDFQELPDESRVWIYQANRPFKEEELEILKPKLDAFLQQWTAHGNDLKAGYDLPYNRFIVLGLDQSEAGATGCSIDASVHFIQAVEKEFDIDLMDKMNVSFKNGPYVAYKDLADFRKMAKAKSVSPNTIVFNNLVQNVGEYKEFWEVPASESWHSRFF